In Zingiber officinale cultivar Zhangliang chromosome 3B, Zo_v1.1, whole genome shotgun sequence, a single window of DNA contains:
- the LOC122055309 gene encoding uncharacterized protein LOC122055309, giving the protein MEPSSDFFAFLVRGVDELLGDASFSSSDFMSLQFLQRAAALLRALHSRLTGLVRKLHLPVGERWLDEYMDESSRLWDVCRVIKLGVAGMENYCSAGADMVAAVERWRRGPTAQLARQAMRAVSICRREATGLEEENRALMETRIELSSLKLEEASWAESRYDAFNGFRSMLCALRNAGSLLLLILLWGSVHYGPDLAAALAAAGEGYSPFFASETSLCVARLRQRMVAEAGRAAPGIRMREFRRVRARTEELREELESAGAWRCDAEAAAGGGRVKEMAEELKGWLGMLRSGSESLVGELDDLLDEIVEARKKLSYLCSRR; this is encoded by the exons ATGGAGCCTTCCTCCGATTTCTTCGCCTTCCTGGTCCGCGGCGTCGACGAGCTCCTTGGCGACGCGAGCTTTTCGTCGAGCGATTTCATGTCGCTGCAGTTCCTGCAGCGCGCGGCGGCGCTCCTCCGGGCGCTCCACTCCCGGCTGACCGGCCTGGTGAGGAAGCTCCACCTCCCCGTCGGGGAGAGGTGGCTAGACGAGTATATGGACGAAAGCTCCCGCCTTTGGGACGTCTGCCGCGTCATCAAGCTCGGTGTGGCGGGGATGGAGAACTACTGCTCCGCCGGAGCTGACATGGTCGCGGCGGTCGAAAGGTGGCGGCGCGGCCCCACTGCTCAACTCGCTCGGCAG GCGATGCGCGCGGTTTCGATTTGCCGGCGAGAGGCGACGGGATTGGAGGAGGAGAACAGAGCGCTAATGGAGACGCGGATTGAACTATCATCGTTAAAATTGGAGGAAGCGTCGTGGGCGGAATCGAGATACGATGCGTTCAACGGCTTCAGAAGCATGCTTTGCGCGCTGAGGAACGCCGGCTCCCTCCTCCTCCTGATCCTGCTATGGGGCTCGGTGCACTACGGGCCCGATTTGGCGGCGGCGTTGGCGGCTGCCGGCGAGGGCTACTCTCCGTTCTTCGCGTCGGAAACGTCGCTCTGCGTTGCGAGGCTGCGGCAGAGGATGGTAGCGGAAGCGGGACGAGCAGCGCCGGGGATCCGGATGCGGGAATTCAGGCGGGTGAGGGCGAGGACTGAGGAGCTGAGGGAAGAGCTGGAGAGTGCCGGGGCGTGGAGGTGTGACGCGGAGGCAGCCGCCGGCGGCGGGAGAGTGAAGGAGATGGCGGAGGAGCTCAAGGGGTGGTTGGGAATGCTGAGGAGCGGAAGTGAGAGCCTGGTCGGGGAATTGGATGACTTGCTGGATGAGATCGTGGAGGCAAGGAAGAAGCTGTCCTACCTTTGCAGCAGGAGATGA
- the LOC122055308 gene encoding uncharacterized protein LOC122055308, giving the protein MDREPEELQFLGIVGIYQEAAKILAGGRRLFAQIAGALVLPLSFLFFAHIAISHRLFHSIRRDEYVLDDTPPGSASESSALHRLASDWSAFLLFKGFYLLALLVFALLSTAAVVYSVASIYTARHRDLASFRQVLTVVPRVWRRLISTFLWAFLILFAQHSVAVFFFFSIMLATGDDSAAGPALVIFFLIPLYVVTLVYISVVWHLASVISVLEDSRGLEAMRRSRLLIQGKLLISCIIFAKLNLCFWLVEWCFRRLLESRRAHTAGFTWLLALLLLLLLGLVILFALTVQTVIYFVCKSYHHESIDKSSLAGHLEAYLGEYEPLKSQDLQMEQVNV; this is encoded by the coding sequence ATGGATCGAGAGCCGGAGGAGCTTCAGTTCTTGGGCATCGTCGGCATCTATCAGGAGGCCGCCAAGATCCTCGCCGGCGGGCGTCGCCTCTTCGCCCAGATCGCCGGCGCCCTTGTTCTCcctctctccttcctcttcttcgcgCATATCGCCATCTCCCACCGCCTCTTCCACTCCATCCGCCGCGATGAGTACGTCCTCGACGACACCCCCCCGGGCTCCGCCTCCGAGTCCTCCGCCCTCCACCGCCTCGCCTCTGACTGGTCGGCCTTCCTCCTCTTCAAGGGATTCTACCTCCTCGCCCTCCTCGTGTTCGCGCTACTGTCCACCGCCGCCGTTGTCTACTCCGTCGCCTCCATCTACACAGCCCGCCACCGGGACCTCGCCTCCTTCCGCCAGGTCCTCACCGTCGTGCCCCGCGTCTGGCGCCGCCTCATCTCTACCTTCCTCTGGGCTTTCCTCATCCTCTTCGCCCAGCACTCCGTcgccgtcttcttcttcttctctatcaTGCTCGCCACCGGCGACGACTCCGCCGCCGGCCCCGCCCTCGTCATCTTCTTCCTGATCCCGCTCTACGTCGTCACCCTCGTCTACATCAGCGTCGTCTGGCACCTCGCCAGCGTGATCTCGGTCCTCGAGGACTCCCGCGGGCTGGAGGCGATGCGGCGGAGCCGGCTGCTGATCCAAGGCAAGCTCTTAATCTCCTGCATCATATTCGCGAAGCTCAACCTCTGCTTCTGGTTGGTGGAGTGGTGCTTCCGCCGCCTCCTGGAGAGCCGTCGCGCCCACACCGCAGGGTTCACCTGGCTGCTCGcgctgctgctcctcctcctcctgggGCTGGTGATCCTCTTCGCGCTGACGGTGCAGACCGTGATCTACTTCGTCTGCAAGTCGTACCACCATGAGAGCATCGACAAGTCGAGCTTGGCCGGTCATCTGGAGGCCTACTTGGGCGAGTACGAGCCATTGAAATCTCAGGATCTGCAGATGGAGCAGGTGAATGTTTGA
- the LOC122055311 gene encoding GDP-mannose transporter GONST1-like: protein MGSSFRVHPLKSPGELIGRTHSEAVSSLIPNDEGNTLRSNDQHRMSDTITVPIGSGQRDTVNRSGAKYFYEPSMDLEDGKAEKEQDSARIQNQALVSGLAYCITSISMILVNKLVLSGYDFNAGISLMLYQNLVSVTIVSSLSLFNIISTEPLTWKLVKVWLPVNVIFIGMLITSMFSLRYMNVAMVTILKNVTNVITALGETYIFMRHHDKKVWTALCLMIISAISGGMTDLSFHAVGYSWQIANCFLTAAYSLTLRWVMDSAKQVTKSGNLNEFSMVLLNNTLSLPLGIVLMFAFQEVQYLYETPLLRMPMFWLVITLSGILGLAISFTSLWFLHQTSATTYSLVGSLNKIPLSIAGLFLFKVRTSMQNLLSILFGLLAGVCFAKAKLR, encoded by the exons ATGGGGTCGAG TTTCAGAGTTCATCCTTTAAAATCTCCTGGTGAACTCATCGGAAGAACTCATTCAGAGGCTGTAAGTAGCCTAATCCCAAATGATGAAGGAAATACTTTGAGGAGCAATGATCAGCATAGAATGTCAGACACTATCACAGTCCCCATAGGTTCTGGACAAAGAGATACTGTCAACAG ATCAGGAGCAAAGTATTTTTACGAGCCTAGCATGGATTTGGAAGATGGTAAAGCTGAAAAAGAGCAGGATAGTGCAAGGATACAGAACCAGGCTCTTGTGTCTGGTCTAGCATACTGCATAACATCAATTAGCATGATTTTAGTTAACAAGCTTGTACTGTCCGGCTATGATTTTAATGCTGGAATCTCCTTAATGTTATACCAG AATCTTGTGTCTGTAACTATAGTCTCCTCTTTGAGTTTGTTCAACATAATATCAACAGAACCACTCACATGGAAATTGGTTAAAGTCTGGTTGCCAGTGAATGTTATATTTATTGGGATGCTTATCACAAGCATGTTCAG TTTAAGATACATGAATGTTGCTATGGTAACGATTCTCAAGAATGTCACCAATGTCATTACTGCCCTCGGAGAAACATACATTTTCATGAGGCATCATGATAAAAAAGTGTGGACTGCCCTCTGCCTAATG ATCATTTCGGCAATTTCAGGAGGCATGACGGATCTTTCTTTTCATGCAGTGGGCTATTCATGGCAAATTGCAAATTGCTTTCTAACAGCAGCATACTCA TTAACGCTGCGATGGGTTATGGATAGTGCTAAACAAGTCACCAAGTCTGGAAACTTGAATGAATTTTCAATGGTTCTTCTCAACAACACTCTATCTTTACCACTGGGGATAGTACTGATGTTTGCTTTTCAAGAAGTGCAGTATCTCTATGAAAC GCCACTTTTGAGGATGCCTATGTTTTGGTTAGTAATAACTTTAAGTGGCATTCTGGGTCTTGCCATCAGTTTCACTTCTTTGTGGTTTCTTCACCAGACAAGTGCAACTACTTACAG CCTTGTAGGATCTCTGAATAAGATTCCTCTTTCAATTGCTGGATTATTTCTTTTCAAGGTTCGAACAAGCATGCAGAACCTCTTGAGTATCCTTTTCG GACTCTTAGCAGGAGTATGTTTTGCTAAAGCAAAATTACGGTAA
- the LOC122055313 gene encoding putative clathrin assembly protein At1g03050, with the protein MSPSKLRKAIGAVKDKTSIGLAKVSNSTSLSDLDVAIVKATRHDEFPADEKHIREIFSLTCYSRAHVGACVATLSRRLGKTRSWTVALKTLFLIHRLLLEGDSAYEKEIFLTTRRGTRMLNLSDFRDTSRSDAFDFSAFVRTYALYLDERLDYRMHGRRKRRPSSTNLDHDQDDDADPSATVATGAVTAAATASASRVATPVRDMPADRIFARTRHLQRMLERFLACRPTGAAKHNRIVAVALYPLVKESFKIYYDLVELMNIFVDRFMDLEVPECVSVHEIFHRLSKQFDELDLFYGWARAAGVCRSSEYPEIERITSKKLEVMEEFIRDKSVLAIANRQRQEAAAAITVAATKPPEEEPEPEYEKNALKALPAPEPEEVEEAQQERAVAVIEDNSSSPEKTTKEAEEEDVDFLNLKGDAMTGEEHGDQLALALFDGPLADSAAPKWEAFEAEDSSDWETALVAAATNLSDKRAVLGGGFDMLLLDGLYAQAQATAATERQGQTGSSSSVVIPPPQPMLALPAPPGAAGAAASGSDPFAASTVVPPPSYVQMSDMERKQHLMTDEQWMWEQYAKEGRQGQAALDKLQQQQQQLGHAAYARMH; encoded by the coding sequence ATGTCCCCGAGCAAGCTCCGCAAGGCGATCGGCGCCGTCAAGGACAAGACAAGCATCGGCCTCGCCAAGGTCAGCAACAGCACCTCTCTGTCGGACTTGGACGTGGCCATCGTCAAGGCCACTCGCCACGACGAGTTCCCGGCCGACGAGAAGCACATTCGAGAGATCTTCAGCCTCACGTGCTACTCCCGTGCCCACGTCGGTGCCTGCGTCGCCACCCTCTCCCGCCGCCTCGGCAAGACCCGCAGCTGGACGGTGGCCCTCAAGACCCTCTTCCTCATCCACCGCCTCCTCTTGGAGGGCGACTCCGCCTACGAGAAGGAGATCTTCCTCACCACCCGCCGCGGCACCCGCATGCTCAACCTCTCCGATTTCCGCGACACCTCCCGCTCCGACGCCTTCGACTTCTCCGCATTCGTCCGCACCTACGCCCTCTACCTCGACGAGCGCCTTGACTACCGCATGCACGGCCGCCGCAAGCGACGCCCCAGCTCTACCAACCTCGACCACGACCAGGACGACGACGCCGACCCCTCGGCCACCGTCGCAACTGGAGCCGTCACTGCCGCGGCCACTGCCTCCGCCTCCAGAGTCGCCACTCCGGTCAGAGACATGCCCGCCGATCGAATCTTCGCTCGCACGCGGCACCTGCAGCGGATGCTAGAGCGCTTCCTCGCATGCCGCCCCACAGGCGCCGCCAAGCACAACCGCATCGTCGCCGTGGCGCTTTATCCGCTGGTGAAGGAGAGCTTCAAGATATATTACGATCTCGTCGAGTTGATGAACATCTTCGTCGATCGGTTTATGGATCTTGAGGTCCCCGAGTGCGTCAGCGTGCACGAGATCTTCCACCGCCTCTCCAAGCAGTTCGACGAGCTGGACCTGTTCTACGGCTGGGCTCGGGCTGCCGGCGTCTGTCGGTCATCTGAATATCCCGAGATCGAGCGGATCACGTCTAAGAAGCTCGAGGTTATGGAAGAGTTCATCCGCGACAAGTCCGTCCTCGCCATCGCTAACCGCCAGCGCCAGGAGGCGGCGGCTGCGATCACCGTGGCCGCCACCAAACCACCCGAGGAAGAGCCCGAGCCGGAGTACGAGAAGAATGCACTGAAGGCGTTGCCGGCGCCGGAGCCCGAAGAGGTTGAAGAGGCGCAGCAAGAGCGTGCCGTGGCAGTGATCGAGGATAACTCTTCGTCGCCAGAGAAGACGACGAAGGAAGCAGAGGAGGAAGACGTGGACTTTTTAAACTTGAAGGGAGACGCGATGACAGGGGAGGAGCACGGCGACCAGCTTGCTCTCGCTTTGTTCGACGGCCCATTGGCGGACTCTGCGGCGCCCAAATGGGAGGCGTTCGAGGCCGAGGATTCCTCAGATTGGGAGACGGCGCTGGTGGCGGCGGCGACCAACCTGTCGGACAAGAGGGCGGTGCTCGGCGGCGGCTTCGACATGCTACTGCTGGACGGGTTGTACGCGCAGGCGCAGGCCACGGCGGCGACGGAGAGGCAGGGTCAAACCGGGAGCTCGAGCAGCGTGGTGATCCCTCCGCCGCAGCCGATGCTGGCATTGCCAGCGCCTCCGGGCGCAGCCGGCGCGGCGGCCTCTGGCAGCGACCCGTTCGCGGCGTCGACGGTGGTGCCGCCGCCGTCGTACGTGCAGATGTCGGACATGGAAAGGAAACAACATCTGATGACGGATGAACAGTGGATGTGGGAGCAGTACGCGAAGGAGGGCAGGCAAGGGCAGGCGGCGCTCGACAAgttgcagcagcagcagcagcagctcgGTCATGCCGCCTACGCTCGCATGCATTGA
- the LOC122055314 gene encoding NAC domain-containing protein 82-like isoform X3 yields MAKNKLPPGFRFHPTDVELVWFYLKRKIMGKPFRFEAITEIELYKFAPWDLPGKSQLHSKDLEWYFFCARDRKYPNGSRANRTTGNGYWKATGNDKVVVHNSSTIGMRKSLVFHVGKLPKGSRTDWMMYEYRLESKELVDAGFFQDAYVLCKIFQKSGSGPKIGEQYGAPFNEEDYDDDTTTEDSFPLGPESLACQTTLFNPVTEQAMTSAVIETSSDHDLLEFDGILLDEFLEFLNSSPPRENAHHEVPDSAVPNGTVDETSSIGPEEISTELENIYSHEPNSNNKASGDNLDGTALSSMLLEFENDQYVELTDFWLTEDNTPCQSTMLNDALTCTHNNLVPMPDSVPYFSNDGSTSMHYAYAGAEITNGQPTINVQVGI; encoded by the exons ATGGCCAAGAATAAACTCCCCCCAGGTTTCCGCTTCCATCCAACTGATGTCGAACTTGTTTGGTTCTACTTGAAGAGAAAAATAATGGGAAAGCCTTTCCGTTTTGAAGCTATTACTGAAATTGAATTGTACAAATTTGCCCCTTGGGATCTCCCAG GCAAATCTCAATTGCATAGCAAAGACCTTGAGTGGTACTTCTTCTGTGCTAGAGATAGAAAATATCCTAATGGCTCTAGAGCAAATCGCACAACTGGAAATGGTTACTGGAAAGCTACTGGAAATGATAAAGTTGTTGTTCACAACTCTTCTACCATTGGGATGAGGAAATCTTTAGTTTTTCATGTAGGAAAGCTTCCAAAAGGCAGCAGAACTGACTGGATGATGTATGAGTACAGACTAGAAAGCAAGGAACTGGTTGATGCTGGATTCTTTCAG GATGCATATGTTCTCTGCAAAATCTTCCAGAAAAGTGGTTCAGGTCCTAAAATTGGGGAGCAATACGGTGCACCTTTTAACGAAGAGGATTATGATGACGACACAACTACTGAAGATTCTTTTCCTCTGGGTCCAGAATCCTTAGCTTGTCAAACTACTTTGTTCAATCCTGTCACTGAGCAAGCTATGACCTCTGCGGTCATTGAGACATCTTCTGACCATGATCTTCTTGAATTTGATGGAATACTGCTGGATGAATTTTTAGAGTTTCTTAATAGCTCTCCACCTAGAGAGAATGCTCATCATGAG GTCCCTGATTCAGCTGTTCCCAATGGAACTGTTGATGAAACCTCTTCCATAGGCCCTGAGGAAATCTCTACTGAATTAGAAAATATATATTCTCACGAGCCGAATTCTAACAACAAGGCGTCTGGAGACAATCTCGACGGAACTGCTTTATCTTCTATGCTATTAGAATTTGAAAATGACCAGTATGTGGAGCTCACTGATTTTTGGTTAACCGAGGATAACACTCCATGTCAATCTACCATGCTGAATGACGCATTAACTTGCACGCATAATAATCTGGTTCCCATGCCTGATTCAGTCCCTTACTTTTCTAATGATGGCAGTACTTCAATGCATTATGCTTATGCAGGAGCTGAAATTACCAATGGACAACCTACAATTAATGTACAG GTAGGCATTTGA
- the LOC122055314 gene encoding NAC domain-containing protein 82-like isoform X2 gives MAKNKLPPGFRFHPTDVELVWFYLKRKIMGKPFRFEAITEIELYKFAPWDLPGKSQLHSKDLEWYFFCARDRKYPNGSRANRTTGNGYWKATGNDKVVVHNSSTIGMRKSLVFHVGKLPKGSRTDWMMYEYRLESKELVDAGFFQDAYVLCKIFQKSGSGPKIGEQYGAPFNEEDYDDDTTTEDSFPLGPESLACQTTLFNPVTEQAMTSAVIETSSDHDLLEFDGILLDEFLEFLNSSPPRENAHHEVPDSAVPNGTVDETSSIGPEEISTELENIYSHEPNSNNKASGDNLDGTALSSMLLEFENDQYVELTDFWLTEDNTPCQSTMLNDALTCTHNNLVPMPDSVPYFSNDGSTSMHYAYAGAEITNGQPTINVQTEDVGIFAYHPDALESESLLASFTNPFL, from the exons ATGGCCAAGAATAAACTCCCCCCAGGTTTCCGCTTCCATCCAACTGATGTCGAACTTGTTTGGTTCTACTTGAAGAGAAAAATAATGGGAAAGCCTTTCCGTTTTGAAGCTATTACTGAAATTGAATTGTACAAATTTGCCCCTTGGGATCTCCCAG GCAAATCTCAATTGCATAGCAAAGACCTTGAGTGGTACTTCTTCTGTGCTAGAGATAGAAAATATCCTAATGGCTCTAGAGCAAATCGCACAACTGGAAATGGTTACTGGAAAGCTACTGGAAATGATAAAGTTGTTGTTCACAACTCTTCTACCATTGGGATGAGGAAATCTTTAGTTTTTCATGTAGGAAAGCTTCCAAAAGGCAGCAGAACTGACTGGATGATGTATGAGTACAGACTAGAAAGCAAGGAACTGGTTGATGCTGGATTCTTTCAG GATGCATATGTTCTCTGCAAAATCTTCCAGAAAAGTGGTTCAGGTCCTAAAATTGGGGAGCAATACGGTGCACCTTTTAACGAAGAGGATTATGATGACGACACAACTACTGAAGATTCTTTTCCTCTGGGTCCAGAATCCTTAGCTTGTCAAACTACTTTGTTCAATCCTGTCACTGAGCAAGCTATGACCTCTGCGGTCATTGAGACATCTTCTGACCATGATCTTCTTGAATTTGATGGAATACTGCTGGATGAATTTTTAGAGTTTCTTAATAGCTCTCCACCTAGAGAGAATGCTCATCATGAG GTCCCTGATTCAGCTGTTCCCAATGGAACTGTTGATGAAACCTCTTCCATAGGCCCTGAGGAAATCTCTACTGAATTAGAAAATATATATTCTCACGAGCCGAATTCTAACAACAAGGCGTCTGGAGACAATCTCGACGGAACTGCTTTATCTTCTATGCTATTAGAATTTGAAAATGACCAGTATGTGGAGCTCACTGATTTTTGGTTAACCGAGGATAACACTCCATGTCAATCTACCATGCTGAATGACGCATTAACTTGCACGCATAATAATCTGGTTCCCATGCCTGATTCAGTCCCTTACTTTTCTAATGATGGCAGTACTTCAATGCATTATGCTTATGCAGGAGCTGAAATTACCAATGGACAACCTACAATTAATGTACAG ACAGAAGATGTTGGAATATTTGCCTATCACCCAGATGCTCTTGAATCTGAATCTCTTCTAGCCAGTTTCACCAACCCTTTTCTTTGA
- the LOC122055314 gene encoding NAC domain-containing protein 82-like isoform X1 translates to MAKNKLPPGFRFHPTDVELVWFYLKRKIMGKPFRFEAITEIELYKFAPWDLPGKSQLHSKDLEWYFFCARDRKYPNGSRANRTTGNGYWKATGNDKVVVHNSSTIGMRKSLVFHVGKLPKGSRTDWMMYEYRLESKELVDAGFFQDAYVLCKIFQKSGSGPKIGEQYGAPFNEEDYDDDTTTEDSFPLGPESLACQTTLFNPVTEQAMTSAVIETSSDHDLLEFDGILLDEFLEFLNSSPPRENAHHEVPDSAVPNGTVDETSSIGPEEISTELENIYSHEPNSNNKASGDNLDGTALSSMLLEFENDQYVELTDFWLTEDNTPCQSTMLNDALTCTHNNLVPMPDSVPYFSNDGSTSMHYAYAGAEITNGQPTINVQQQTEDVGIFAYHPDALESESLLASFTNPFL, encoded by the exons ATGGCCAAGAATAAACTCCCCCCAGGTTTCCGCTTCCATCCAACTGATGTCGAACTTGTTTGGTTCTACTTGAAGAGAAAAATAATGGGAAAGCCTTTCCGTTTTGAAGCTATTACTGAAATTGAATTGTACAAATTTGCCCCTTGGGATCTCCCAG GCAAATCTCAATTGCATAGCAAAGACCTTGAGTGGTACTTCTTCTGTGCTAGAGATAGAAAATATCCTAATGGCTCTAGAGCAAATCGCACAACTGGAAATGGTTACTGGAAAGCTACTGGAAATGATAAAGTTGTTGTTCACAACTCTTCTACCATTGGGATGAGGAAATCTTTAGTTTTTCATGTAGGAAAGCTTCCAAAAGGCAGCAGAACTGACTGGATGATGTATGAGTACAGACTAGAAAGCAAGGAACTGGTTGATGCTGGATTCTTTCAG GATGCATATGTTCTCTGCAAAATCTTCCAGAAAAGTGGTTCAGGTCCTAAAATTGGGGAGCAATACGGTGCACCTTTTAACGAAGAGGATTATGATGACGACACAACTACTGAAGATTCTTTTCCTCTGGGTCCAGAATCCTTAGCTTGTCAAACTACTTTGTTCAATCCTGTCACTGAGCAAGCTATGACCTCTGCGGTCATTGAGACATCTTCTGACCATGATCTTCTTGAATTTGATGGAATACTGCTGGATGAATTTTTAGAGTTTCTTAATAGCTCTCCACCTAGAGAGAATGCTCATCATGAG GTCCCTGATTCAGCTGTTCCCAATGGAACTGTTGATGAAACCTCTTCCATAGGCCCTGAGGAAATCTCTACTGAATTAGAAAATATATATTCTCACGAGCCGAATTCTAACAACAAGGCGTCTGGAGACAATCTCGACGGAACTGCTTTATCTTCTATGCTATTAGAATTTGAAAATGACCAGTATGTGGAGCTCACTGATTTTTGGTTAACCGAGGATAACACTCCATGTCAATCTACCATGCTGAATGACGCATTAACTTGCACGCATAATAATCTGGTTCCCATGCCTGATTCAGTCCCTTACTTTTCTAATGATGGCAGTACTTCAATGCATTATGCTTATGCAGGAGCTGAAATTACCAATGGACAACCTACAATTAATGTACAG CAACAGACAGAAGATGTTGGAATATTTGCCTATCACCCAGATGCTCTTGAATCTGAATCTCTTCTAGCCAGTTTCACCAACCCTTTTCTTTGA